The Musa acuminata AAA Group cultivar baxijiao chromosome BXJ2-2, Cavendish_Baxijiao_AAA, whole genome shotgun sequence genome has a segment encoding these proteins:
- the LOC103974974 gene encoding expansin-B18-like, with amino-acid sequence MATSSSSLRRLSSLLLFVGFLSLLRPSACYSRILLNSSAVATWYGSPGGAGSDGGACGYGDAVSKPPFSSFIAAGGPSLFKSGMGCGACYQVSCTSNGACSGNPVTVVITDECPGGPCASDPVHFDLSGTAFGAMAKPGQADALRNVGSLQIQYSRVHCNYSSVKVSFKMDAGSNPYYFAVVIEFEDGDGDLSAVDVQQAGSGSWIPTQQSWGAVWKLNSGWPLQAPLSIRLTSGLSGKTLVATNVIPVDWKPGATYNSTVNFP; translated from the exons ATggcgacctcctcctcctccttgcgtcgtctctcttctcttcttcttttcgttGGTTTCCTTTCCCTGCTCCGCCCCTCCGCTTGCTACAGCCGCATTTTGCTGAACTCGTCCGCCGTAGCCACCTGGTACGGGAGCCCCGGAGGCGCTGGAAGTGATG GTGGTGCATGTGGATATGGTGATGCGGTTTCTAAGCCTCCGTTCTCATCCTTCATAGCAGCAGGCGGTCCTTCGCTGTTCAAATCAGGCATGGGATGTGGTGCTTGCTATCAG GTCTCGTGCACCTCGAACGGTGCATGCTCCGGGAACCCGGTGACCGTGGTCATCACGGACGAGTGCCCCGGCGGCCCGTGTGCTTCCGACCCCGTCCATTTTGACCTCAGCGGGACTGCCTTCGGGGCCATGGCGAAGCCTGGCCAAGCCGATGCGCTTCGCAACGTGGGCTCCCTTCAGATACAATACTCCAG AGTGCACTGCAACTACTCGAGCGTCAAAGTCAGCTTCAAGATGGACGCCGGATCCAACCCATACTACTTCGCCGTGGTCATCGAGTTCGAAGACGGGGACGGTGATCTCTCGGCCGTCGACGTGCAGCAGGCGGGGTCGGGCTCCTGGATACCCACGCAGCAGTCATGGGGCGCCGTTTGGAAGCTGAACTCGGGGTGGCCACTGCAGGCTCCATTATCGATCCGGCTGACCTCCGGCCTTTCGGGGAAGACCCTCGTTGCCACCAACGTCATCCCCGTGGATTGGAAACCGGGGGCCACGTACAACTCCACAGTCAACTTCCCATAA
- the LOC103975761 gene encoding squamosa promoter-binding-like protein 8 has translation MMLDYEWGNPAAAAAAMLLFGEENGGHDGGQQHATLFDHFGGHGLGGSGFADFFPQPQPLTAAALFPPSPPSTCHQRYGMALPPLPARIGLNLGVRTYFSPAEEASVVVGRVCRRRTRIARCQAEGCGIDLTHAKHYHRRHKVCEFHSKASIAIVAGLSQRFCQQCSRFHALTEFDQGKRSCRKRLADHNRRRRKSQDLATSTVNQHNNNSSSDASADAKAPTSFTGCKPESDSPVAHMSPPQAQPLLPMPLTHTATTRTGLGLGCGSGVAGTGMALSSSAENSPPGAPFLVQLGEFRVREERFTAWGDEEEDRSSIN, from the exons ATGATGTTGGATTACGAGTGGGGGAATCCCGCTGCGGCAGCAGCAGCCATGCTGCTGTTTGGCGAGGAGAACGGCGGCCACGACGGCGGGCAGCAGCATGCAACCCTGTTCGACCACTTCGGCGGCCATGGCCTTGGCGGCAGCGGTTTCGCTGACTTCTTCCCGCAGCCTCAGCCGTTGACGGCTGCGGCACTCTTCCCGCCATCGCCGCCTTCGACGTGCCACCAGCGGTATGGGATGGCACTGCCGCCATTGCCGGCGAGGATCGGGCTCAACCTCGGGGTACGCACCTACTTCTCGCCGGCGGAGGAGGCCAGCGTCGTGGTTGGGCGAGTGTGCCGGCGGAGGACCCGCATAGCTCGGTGCCAGGCAGAGGGATGTGGGATCGACCTCACACATGCGAAGCACTACCACCGCCGCCACAAGGTGTGTGAGTTCCACTCGAAAGCTTCGATCGCCATCGTCGCCGGCCTTTCTCAGCGTTTCTGCCAACAATGCAGCAG GTTTCACGCGCTCACAGAATTCGATCAGGGGAAACGGAGCTGCCGGAAGCGGCTGGCTGATCACAACCGCCGCCGGAGGAAGTCTCAGGACCTGGCGACGAGTACTGTAAACCAGCACAACAACAACAGTAGCAGCGACGCATCCGCCGATGCCAAGGCTCCAACGTCATTTACCGGGTGCAAACCGGAAAGCGATTCACCGGTGGCGCACATGTCACCACCTCAGGCACAGCCGCTGTTGCCGATGCCGCTGACCCACACGGCCACAACGAGGACAGGGCTGGGGCTCGGCTGCGGCAGCGGTGTCGCTGGGACCGGGATGGCGTTGTCATCGTCCGCTGAGAACTCGCCGCCGGGTGCGCCATTCCTGGTGCAACTGGGGGAGTTCCGAGTCCGCGAGGAGAGGTTTACGGCTTGGGGGGACGAGGAGGAGGATCGCAGCAGCATTAACTAG